DNA from Elaeis guineensis isolate ETL-2024a chromosome 2, EG11, whole genome shotgun sequence:
ATTGCATAGTGTTTGTACTTATACACGTAGAGAAACCCCATACATAATTTGTCCGATGTTGCCATATTAGCACATTAGGCCCTTAGTTTGTAATCTTCGTATGGAATTTGCAGCAGTTTACAGATATTAAGAtagtcaagatttttttttttctttttggagaaTAGTCGAGGTACTTTCTGTTATCAAATTTCATATAGTGtacaaatttttatatattctttatATGTATTTGTAATATAAGGATCCAGGGATCTACCTCCTCCCTCCTCTGCCTCTACTGGGCCATCTTCTTTTCCAAATTCCAATCCATGGGGATCGCCGCCGGTTTTCCCCCAGAACTGAGCCATCCACCGATCACTTTGGTCCTCCAAAACCTCTGAGTAAGGCCGCTTCAAATCATCCAGCATCCGAGGAGGGATCGCGCTTCGATGCCGGAGCCCTTCTTTTTCCCAAGATCTTCCACTTTTTGCCCTATTGCCCTCTAGCTTTCCTTTCCATGCACTATAGGGGAAAAAGTTGCTTTCTTTTCCATAATTCTCTTCCCATTTTGTATTCTTATGACTGATTTCAAGGAATTGTTAAGGGTTCTCTTGTTCTCTATATTCATGCAATATTTGATTCCATCACTGTACACCCTAAATCATtacaaggttttgaaatttatggGCAATTCGTACTCTTCCTCGTTAATTCAACTTAAATGAATGCTTTGATACCGCTTGGTTACACGAGAAATAGTTTAGGTTTAAAGAAAGGGGTTTGAAGTTCATTGAGGGAAAATGGGAGAAGCATATGCAGTTCAAATAACAAAGCCAAGATATTTGATGATTGATACTGTAACTCTGATGTAGATTATTCTCGAAAAGTAGACATGGCTTCGTAactttcttttattttcctttttgttttttttagaaAATCACTTGATGACCTACACTAGTTACCACTCTAAACCATTGCCATCATAAATAGTTGAAGAATCTTTTACATGGCAACACTTCTTCGGGAACGAAACAATAATGGCTTTATTTACGAACAAATTAAAATGCATCCTGTCAATAATACtttaccttttctttttctttttcatatctcTTTGTACTAAATATGCATCATCTTTATGTTTCTGGTGGCAGgtcggttctttgaaaaaaggACTCAATCCGATATCCATATCGGATTTAAAATTCCAGTCTCAGTATCTATCTACGGCCATCAAAGCAGGATTGCTTTCGGGTTTCCTGGCACTAGCGGTAAAGAACAAGATTCTCTCCTCTGCAAAATAAGGTCGTCTGTTACAAGCATTTGTAATTACCATCTTCAACTTTTTATTTCAGGAAGGAATAGCTGTTGGAAGGAGCCTAGCATTACTGAAAAATGAACAAATAGATGGGAACAAGGAAATGATAGCTTTTGGGATGATGAACATAGTTGGCTCTTTCTTTTCATGCTATCTCACAACTGGTAAGATTTGTCACTTTAAGTTTATATCTATCACTGGCAAAAGTCAATCCCAACCCATATCTATGGACTCGTTTAGTTCGTGGGAAAAACTTTTGTTTTTAGAAAATTATAAGTTATGTTCTGAAAATAGAATTTTGGTATGTTTGATTGAACATGGGAAAGTGACTTAGTGCAGAATAGCTTATGTTTGGTTGAGTccccatttttttgaaaaaattatgtaaaatatctattatatccttaGTAAATATAAGACCATACTTTGTTACTCCTAaagtttatataaatataaatataatattaatgtaTTATGATATAAcattagaccataataatttattatattaatataatacaaatatatattaatattatattaatattttaatacaataaatttattaatatagatataaatattatattaaattaatataaatattgatatattaatataaatattatattaatattaataaaaatattatattgatgtaaatattaaaataatattaaaatataataaatattagaatttaatattaatattatattcatataaatattaatataatattacagCACTATTTAGTATTTCATCCTAAACATCCATTAATATTTTGCAAAATTTTATCCATggatcttaaaaagatattttggaaaagaaaaaaaatatcatcacttCTCATTCTATGGGAAGTGTTAAAACCTACTTCCCTACTTCTCATGAAATATGGGAAGTGACTTTCCATGGGAAGAGCTTTTTCCACTCTCTCTttttaaaactccaaccaaacaagaggTCCCCTCTCCACTTTTCAGAAACTGCCTCTTCCCTCCTTCACTTCTCatcaaccaaacgagtcctatAGGAATATTGGATATGAAATAATGTTGAACTCTCCCAAATCATAGCACTTGTACAAATGTTCTTTCCAAATGGTTCAGACAAGGCTGTTCTTGCAACTCCATTATTTGACATGACAAAATTCATCATCCTCTAAGTTAGAAGACTTATAAATCAGTAGGTTTCATCTGCCACTGTTTGCTATATTCCTTGGTGTGGTATCTAGCATTACCACAGAAGTTTAATGAAAACAAAATTAATTGAATGTGCTTGTTAAAGTTTATTCAGTTATGCTTTTGCTATATAGATATTTTCCCCCTCTGCAGCATTCTTATAGAATGGCGGATGTGTCATGCCAGGGCCCTTTTCTAAGTCGGCAGTTAATTTTCATGCGGGATGCAAGACACCAATGTCTAATGTGGTGATGTCAGTTTGCATAATGTTGGTGTTGCTATTCCTGGCTCCTCTCTTCGAACACACGCCTTTAGTGGCTCTATCAGCGATCATTATAGTTGCCATGATTGGGCTTATTGAGTATGAAGAGATCCACCACCTCTTCAAGGTGGACAAGTTTGACTTTTGTATCTGCATGGCTGCTTTCCTTGGGGTTGCATTATTCAACATGGTTGCCGGACTTGCATCATCTGTAAGGATCTTTGGCTACCGAGCTATTTCAATTTTCATCACTTGTCTATTGGTTTTGAGAATTCTACAAATGAGGAAATATTTTGGAAAGAAAGTAGCGTTACTTGCACTACAATATCCATAATAATAACAAAGTTACCAAAATTTTCCTACAACTAGATCAATATCAGCTTTTTGGTTATATTTTCATTGTATAGATTTCACTTGTGTCGTAAATCTTGGTTATGGGATTCTTGTCCTTAAAATCAAATTTGCTTcggtaatataatattatgtagGATCCATATCTTTTTTCACCAAATAAAAAGATCCATACCGAATGGGAATACCTGGAATGAGAGAAGTGAAAGATCATTGAGATAGTAGTTTCAAATGTAGCTGTGCAACTTCATTATCTATTTTCATATAAATGGCCAACTCTATTGCATTCATGGACCAATCATTTCAAAACATTGCTGTAGCGATCGGCAATGCACTTTGAAGACCAAATAGTGTAGTTCTGACGAAAAATTTGTGTTTACTACCTAGGCAAGTAATTACTCATTATTACTATCAGTTCTAGTAATCTATGTTGTCCTTCTCACAGGTAGGTTTGTCAATATTAAGAGCATTGTTATATGTGGCTAGGCCCAATACTTGCAAGCTTGGAAACATAACAGGAACTGCAATGTATCGTGACATTGAGCAGTATCCAAGTTCAtctagcttccctgatatcctaATCTTACAACTGGGTTCCCCTATCTACTTTGCAAATGCTGGCTATCTAAGAGAAAGGTAATAAAAAACGTGCTTTTACTAGTTCACTTTTTCCCTTCCACTCTTACTAGTGCCCTGGAACTGTCAAAGCATTTTATGTGTTAATGTCATTGTTTTGTCATCACCAGGATCTCAAGATGGGTAGAAGATGAAGAAAGTATCATCAAAAAGGATGGGGAAGATCTTCTATATGTTATTCTTGACATCGGTGGTAAGCCTTGTATGCTTGTGAGGGTACACCAGCAGCATCTTGAAAATGATTTGATCAACACTGATTTTTGGACCACTTAACTAGAGCAAGCTTTAGCTCCGTTACCATGTGAAGTAGGGTATAGGCTTTAGGGATGATCATAACTACTCAATTTGGCACTCCAAAAAAGTGGAATTGGGATTTACTTAGTTGAACTTGAACAAAAGAATCTACCATAAGTactagaccaaaaaaaaaaattttttttttttttgatggaaatactaGACCAAGATTTCTGTACTGTTATTTAAGCCTGATTTCAATACATTCTTCTATCTATTGGCTAATTGGACATAATTCACTCATGCCAGCTTGAACACATCTCATTGATTCAAATAGAAGCATGACCACTTATTTATTACACTGTCATATTTTGAACATGTAAAATGATATAGAATAACTTGTGTCACCTAACTATGGTGACAACTAATGCACACCATTTACCAAGTAATTCACATGCATTGTAATATATGTTTGATGCAAGGCAGTGATGTTATCTCTTTGTAGTTAGCTGAGTCCTAACATTATAATATACGTTTGATGCAAGGCATCACAATTACTGATACAGCAATGTAATCCACTCGTATGATGATCACATACAATGGCATATGTACATGTACATTCATGCCATTTTAGTCAGGTGGATCAAATTCCCATCTACCCCTTATTTCTCTACCACACCAACCAAGTTCATATAAACATTTCAAGCACTTATTTTCCTTCCTTGATTGCCCTTCCTCCTCTTTACTCAAATATCCATTAATTTAATTTCTTTATCTTATTTTCTGAATACCATTGTTGCAAGTGATTGCTGACAAGTCTCCGCCTCTGCTTCTTCCTCTGTGCATCTGTCATAACAAATATGCAAATCAATCCATGTTTAAGCTTTATTAGCTTATTTTTGCTTGTCCATTCTCCAACAAATATTTAAGGCTCAGGCTCAGATTGCAATCTTAACCTTGCCTTCATACTTAGCTTATGAGCTTACTTTGCTGTAATACGAGCTTGCTTGACTTGTGGCATTTCGGAAAAGAAATAAGCAGTGGCTGAGTAGCCTAGGCACCATTACTTCACAGTGATAATCTCGTATTCAAATTCTATTATGTTGTGTTGATGGGAAAATGTATTGCTGCTATATAAGTAGGCATATTACACCTTATTTTCATGCTTTTTGGTATTGACAGGGGTGACATCTATTGACAACACGGGCATTGGGATGCTAAAGGAAATCCATAGAATTCTCAGCAGAAGAAAAATTAAGGTAAGCTTAGACAAGCGGGACCTGAAACCAATCTCCAACCTTGTAGAATAAGGCTAAGCTCCTTGCAATCGTTTTTGCAGATGGTTATAACAAATCCGAGGTTAGAGGTGGCAACAAAGTTGGTATCATCAAACTTTATCGACTTGATTGGAGAGAATTGGGTGTTTCTCTCTGTCAAGGATGCAATTACAGCCTGCCGCTATGCTCTTCAGGAATCAGGAGAAAAGGGAGAGGAAGCATAGGAAGAATATTTGGAGCAAGTATAGGACATTATAAAGCAAATGTATGATCCTCAGATTAGTACATGCGCTCTGTCAATTACATGCGGTCTGTCAATAGCAGCTGAGGTCAAATGTCATTGGATATTGTATGATGATATGTTTCATAAGTAGGCAGGTTTTATGTATGTGAAGCATTTTCAAATGGCAACGACAAGATAGATTTTGAATATGTagatttttacttaaaaatatcttctttttttttttcgtgagATTTGAATGGTGGATAATTTATGGTGGGTTAcagaaatatcttttattatcaaCCCCCCCTCCCTTCTCCAAAATGAAAAACAGAAAGAAAGGAATAGATGTTAAGATTTGGGGCATATCCTTTAACATGTGTTTGTGAAATTTTGATATTATGGAATGCAGCAGATAACACAATAACAGAGTCATTCAAACATCAACATAAAATTAAAGTTTGATAGCCTTCAATCATATGCACATAACTATGAAGCTAAACAATGCTACGGGTTGACAACtgcataaagaagaagaagaaacagtgGGAGGGAGAGAATGATTATAAAGGAAAGTGGACTGATGGGAGGGAAAGAATTAAGGTGGCTTGTTAGATGTAATTCTTTGTCTTCCCtttatctttcctttcttctgtCATATATAAAACTTACAATTATGTTCAAATTAGTTACACCAGTCATCAAGATTAAGGTGAACTTCAAATGGAGGTCttatattttttgttataaaTGTAGTGCTAGTTAAACTGTAAGTTTTGGGTTATATATTTGTTAATTAGATGGATGATTAAATGGAATCATCTTCGGGTCCATTTGGTTGGGGATAACCTAACATGTGAAAATAAATTTCATGTCAAATTATCATGTTtggtatgaaaaatagaagaGAGATGGTAAAAAATTGATGAGCCTCATATTTATTTTCAGGAGATAGAAGGTAAAACAAATATTATAAGGGGGTTAATATTTTTTAACTTTTCAAGTAATGATAATCCATATGTGACAAAAATACCCCTAATATAGCTGcatatataattattgaatttattctGACGTCTttccaaattcattcaataaagaactttgataaaaaaatttaaaatgggGATTTCGTTATGTaaaaggctatgtgattatagtCACTATATTAAAATTGATGGAGATGACAAAGCtatcataatattaaaaaattattttatatcgaAGAAAATATTTGTAAATTTTGTCATATTCTCATATAGGATTACCTGCAATCAAACGTAGTAATCTTTTTCCGATGTCATTTTTCGAAATAATTTTTTCACTAATCAAatgtagtaaaaattattttcctttgcaatcattttttcaaataaatgattctcaaaaattattaaaatacccCATAATCTGACACCCCAACCAAACGGCCCTTCATGTTTATGAACAATTCCTACATGTCCATATGCAATGCATGTGTCTAGGTTAaactttatttgaaaaataaatgttgCAGGTTCACATATTATTCTCTCTCAAATTATCACCATTCTTTTTTAGAGCTACATGGAATCATGGCCATCCATCTCATgctctcatttttttttgttggtttttCTTTTCCCTTGTGGCTTGTGTCTAGAAGATTATGTCCCTTCTTTTtccttctattattttttttctttttcttttcctttcatgACATGCGTCACATTGCACGCGAATTGTCTTTTTAAGATAGATGGATCTAATAAGTTATGACCAATGTagggatgcaaaaaaaaaaaaaaatctttcatatTTATACAGTAAGAAGGCAACAAGAGAAGTCCAATAGAATAATTTATGACATGTATAGTAacctcaaaataattttatagtgaaggaAACATGGGACTATTTATCCTAATATATCTGTGTGCATAGGCCATGGGGGGCTTCCATCATCACTATCTCCATATTTTTGATTTGCAAGATGCAAGTTTTACATTCTTTAGCCCTGGCATCGCTCTatgtattttttttcaaaattcttttgATAATACAAGTTATCAAAActtaaaaagatatatatatgattttttgcatGTATGTCCTCctaaatatacaaaattatatgaatatccttataaaattactatttatatgTATACCCTCATCAAATACTTAtgttatatacatgtatatattttttttctttcttttttttggcatATGTATGCATATCATTCAAcactattaaaaaataaatagtttaaattaaaataattaaaatacccTTATGGGCAAAAAACAACTTTATGAAGGTATTCATGCAATTTGGTATATGTCGGTTGAATGATATGCACTCAAAAAAACTATAAAAGATTGGGGCATATATATGCCTAAATGGTAAGAAGTTAATTATAATAAAGATAATCTAGTCGCTTTTGATTGGGAAGgatgataaaaaaatcaatgcTATTATACTATATGATCTGatgttgatataaatttttatagaagaaattatattatatttgtgaAATTTCTACCTTAACAAATAAATAACTTAGATCAAGTTAGATCTTAAACAAGTAAAAATTGGCAAtgtcacttttttttttatttatcaactTAACTAAGACAATAAGATTTGGTAAGTCTCAGGTAAATTTTgatcatttttaattaatttttttgaatattttataaaattatataaacacCTTCACAAAATTCACTACAATAAAAcaggttattagtgatgaaatatttttgtcgctaatagatattagcaatgaaaatttcatcattaatatttagtcATCAATAatcgcatcgttgataatattgtacgatgaaaaaaaaatttattgctaataaaagatatttacgatgaatatttttcatcattaaaaataaaagataaaaaatttaattataaaaaaaagatatttattatgaattataccattgctaataaataaaaaaaataatagcgatgaaaaaattttcatcgctattaattctaaaaattttagcgaTTAAAAGCTTACAtcgcaaaaaatataatttaataaaaaaaatttatgaaataaaattaaataatataagcgATGAAAAGTTACGTTgtaaatatttcaatttttgatgaaaatttatgtcactaataattatttatgataaaaaaaaatttatcactgttaattatatatttattaaaaaattaaattatgttagtaaaatatttttgacgatgaatctttcattgaaaataatttcgtcactaataatttagtcattttaaaaaaaaattatgaatatatatttttaatttatatgtatgtataatattttttataaattaaaaaaataaaaataaaaaatttacataataaattgataaataaattttattattttattatattaaattaaaattataagagatttgaaaaaaaaggtACATCAATAAGTCGTTAAATATCGACATGTGGAGAATGAGCTGGAGACAGGGAGCGCTCGACGGAGCTCAAACCGACCtgttgctgcctcatcagctgtatcgtctgctctaTCTGCGTCattcactccatcatctggatctggagctgctgatactcgtcgatgcgtacagccaactcctgagctcgctgctcagcctgctgtcgatcctcaaTAACTTATCTCTGTACCTCCGTCAGCCGAGCCTCGCACGCAGAATGGATATCAGTCCTAGATaagtgtgaggatgagggagcaataATCTCATATCCTAGACTCtcaacataacaggatctcgtatcgAGCATCCGATCACAGATCTTATCATCTGTGAGTGCAGTCGAGCCCTTAGGATAGGCtgagatctcatgtctgtcatacgatcttgaaaattaaaattagagttattttaattttctaataaaaattagattgcgaatgaaaaaataattgaaaaaacttacaaagagctcctggctccccatcgtctACTCCCCCGACCATCGtcggtgggtccgctggtagatatcgatcctatcagaaagctcgtcactctcagcatctctttgcaatttaaaaattaattaaaaaaatttaaataactagagaattatatactaattaaaaattaaaacttacctatcatgtgctccatgtgacgagcgaacgatctcgaacctCCACAATACGGCACGGTCTGTCTCGCTCGATTCGCCGCATTatgggcacatcgtctctgtaaaattatcaatcaaattagtagataacaaatttaatttaaaaataaatgattcagtcattaaactttaaaaaaaatttagatgtgtaacctgatacgtcggatcctcgtaatgccggcatatggcagtccaatcgtctatggtgatgctgtcatagggctgctgccgcgttgtctcctccccatgatcctgcaccatctGGTactaatgctgatgcatgtgatggtgataatcTTTGAAATGCAAAGATAGATGAGTGTTGACGGCTCGTCTCACACGATctttctcaaaatcaatgatgtcaaaTACAACCTGTCaaaaacaaatattagaagaataccatgcaaattaaatattcataatataatttattttacctgtaagtgggtgtagaaaatctctctctgagccggtagaacgtgacgccaatcgaagagcgtcgCAGGGGCATAATTGtgacatatgatgcccagctcagtctgtcatggctcgcaccatcccctaatgggtctggtgtagccggcTGGTATCTCGATCCGAAGATGCTGTCTTGGATGCTCGCGTCTCTAATGCTGTAGAGCTAGATTCTTCGATAGACCTCGCTCTCACCTCACTATCGATGAAAactgacctgaaacaataataaataaattattagtatgatgtaaataaaataatcaaattttattatataaaaaatataataatatcactgaGACCCATCTCACTGAGATccacctcactgggacccacctcactgggacctgccagtgtagGACCCTCTGACACTAGAGTCAGTGCGGCAACGAAGATCGGTGAAGGCACCTCAATCTCTGAGATAGATTGTAAATGCGAacgtcatcgtctgtctcctaatgccatatctacaataatttagatataaataaatataatattaaataataataatagaaatcaaataacattctaatggatacaattatatcgcatactattattgcaagagaagattgaacgaataatatagatctattcatcaatatttgtatctttctcgatatgtagatcctccttcgaatcatagtaatcgatatatgtgtcgtcttctatctcatcgttatttatgaactgatcgtcgccctccgactcatcaagattaaatataaaatcagcttcaacttcgttggacggtagattagccctattcaaaggtgccgttacaagttcttcatcaaccaaaagctcggctaatatttattctttttgctgaaaaatttttttttcatgtaaatttgaattttcatccatctctaatcaggttggtatgtcatatacatctttaagtattattttttatacaatatatcaattacctcgatactttagatccttcaaatatattacttgtttcgcttgagttgctaatatatacagctcattttgataccatgttcgtgcaaaatttatactgataaattgtgaatcgatatgaatatcaatctttttattactaatatcccaccattcacactaaaataaaatacagaattactagacccatactttagttctatgatatctaccattacaccataataatcaatctcttcttctccttaatATCTTGTTGtcgcaatcccactattctagatctgtcgttgcatctcaagctctcttgtgtgaaatctcattcctccaatgatacaggatgcgtagtgatTAATCCTTCAATCGAAACCATatgctaaatcgtgcaactcatcgatcgcacctatttctttattgaaatacttatgtttcatctgcatcataacataaaaaattatgttagttcaaataatattatttataagtaaataaataacattcattaatgcaacttacaagatcaccaaactattttataaattttttcctatatcgatcatcgatatccgtattattctctctacatagtatactcttgtgctcactgcaagaaattataatttttaatttaacatcgacataaaaaatttacttaaaatattaaacagtatgataagatggtacttactcaataaaatttttaatttcttcataattatttagaatgtaaaagtgtgtcttggatagctcgttcacgtcgataaatttatatctccttgcaccaatagatcgaaccgtttgtttaaatatagacaatatcGATTCATTGTCACCTCATTCacggtctgcattacgatctgtacgattgaatcttatttcgatatcgtcaagatacatcgagcagaatgtgacatactcggtagctacatatgcttctgctatagacccttcaggtctTGCTTTATTACGCATATTCTTTTTTAAGgtacataaaaatatataaataaaaataaatttaaattttaaaaatatatttatatcttataattgatatgataaagtacgtatattttttttaccttttaataggacacatccatcgataatataccggtccgaccaaaagagcttcttttgaaaGATGAAGAGCCAGATGCacttaacatcaaaaaatgatggtaaaaatattttttctaacttacaaagaatgaatatgatattcttttttaatctctcaaataagttaatcttcaattttcgacaacacagttctcggaagaacactccaagctcaatcaatgcagtttgaacattgcTATCCAAATAACCACGTATGACTACAGaaagcaaacgttgcatcatcatatgagagtcatgacttttcatgccagagatattactATCGTTGTTTCCAACACACTACGATACGTTTGAAACGTATGCATCaagaaactttacgattttgaaccatccacagaaattcttcttttcctcatcaaacagcgaataacatgcaggtggtataaaaaatctctcacctcgacgaactaaatgcaactctggtTGGATTCccattttctgcaaatcaagacgagcttttgtaccattttttattttttctgagatgttcaatacagtaccgatgatattatgatgaatattcttttcaatatgcattacatccagattatgacgaaATAGTAGCTACTTCtaatatggtagttcgaaaaagatacttcactttatccaattcagctcagcttcagtacgcttccgcttgcgagtttcgatgttttttcaaattggacgttttcaatgacttcaagttattctaaaatttttgctctacttaactccttaggtggcagacaccgatcagacttaccatcaaaatataggTTATAACGGAtcttccaagaatgattagcaggaagaaaccgtTGATGACCCATGAAACTTATTTTTCGttcgtgctttaaatgtaaggaggatgcatccctattacatattggacatgcaagatatcctttggtgctccatccagataaatttttatatgtagaaaaattatttatggtccatagaatcgaagcatgcaacttaaaattatttcaactcACAGAATTATATGTCTGTACcctattttttcatagctcctttagatcatcgattaaaggtcgtagatatacatcaatttcattacctagtGCTTTCGGATctggaatcaacagtgacataaaaataaatgattctttcatacacttccaagatgacacattatatatacaactagcatcacaaacCACatactgtaagaggtactcaaattatcaaagaaattaaatccatctatcgctagaccaagccagatattgcacgggtcactcgtaaagtgcggatgctttgcatcgaagtctttccacactaaagagtcggtcggatggctaaATATATTTTCCTTCGAAAttcgctgctcataatgccatctcattttttcagctgtctttgtggatatatacaacctttgaagtcttgaaatcaatgaaaaatatctcaaaatcttttgaagcatcttctttgctttcctattatcgattttgtatctagactCACCATATTTCGaatattcagttgcttgttcgttatccttataaaataatatacagtcatttttgcaggcatgtataggaatatagccaagt
Protein-coding regions in this window:
- the LOC105043754 gene encoding probable sulfate transporter 3.5: METEEFPTKVNLSTRRRFAASFGSHLKETFFPDDPFRQFRDLPACGKAWTALKYFVPALGWASNYTFAKFRYDLLAGITIASLAIPQGISYARLANLPPIIGLYSSFVPPLIYAILGSSNNLAVGTVAAGSLLLASIISVEVSPSGNPQLYSQLFYTAAFFTGILQTALGFLRLGMLVDFLSRSTITGFMGGTAIIIILQQLKGMLGLKHFTTKTDLVSVMHSVFKYRDEWKWESAVLGICFLCFLLVSRHLKTKVPKLFWVSAIAPLLVVVLGGIFAFLVHGDDHGIPTVGSLKKGLNPISISDLKFQSQYLSTAIKAGLLSGFLALAEGIAVGRSLALLKNEQIDGNKEMIAFGMMNIVGSFFSCYLTTGPFSKSAVNFHAGCKTPMSNVVMSVCIMLVLLFLAPLFEHTPLVALSAIIIVAMIGLIEYEEIHHLFKVDKFDFCICMAAFLGVALFNMVAGLASSVGLSILRALLYVARPNTCKLGNITGTAMYRDIEQYPSSSSFPDILILQLGSPIYFANAGYLRERISRWVEDEESIIKKDGEDLLYVILDIGGVTSIDNTGIGMLKEIHRILSRRKIKMVITNPRLEVATKLVSSNFIDLIGENWVFLSVKDAITACRYALQESGEKGEEA